The Lolium perenne isolate Kyuss_39 chromosome 6, Kyuss_2.0, whole genome shotgun sequence genome segment caaaaagagcaccaaccaaaacagtggtgtccgctttgatgcgagaagatggcaatgggaacaaggtcacatattatgggtacatagaggagatatgggaacttgactatggacctaatttcaaggtccctttgttccggtgtaaatggttcaacttTGAAAgacgggtacaggtagacccgcgatgcggaatgactacggtggatttcaagaatcttgggtacgacaccgaaccattcgtcctagccggtgaagtggctcaggttttttatgtgaaggatatgtctagcaaaccgaaaaaagaaaagaaaggcaagaggacacatcatacgatgagccaaagcggcacatagttctttcggggaaaaagaaacatcgtgggagtagaggacaagacagacatgtcgagaagattataataagtttgacgatattccacccttcaaggtaaaaattgacccaagcatcatcttaaacaatgaagattgtccatggttgcgtcgcgataagaagaaagggaaacgggcgaagaaaactcgaagactagaggagatggagtataacttgtgtatctcaatatggaaatcacttttgtgtaatgatgttcttgtatgtaagatattaacaatggagatggttggcttgttttactagttaagtcacgggcttgcagggaaatttttccgaggtggaacttccgaatatgccatatatagggcatgtgcaccaagggcatattcgagaagttccgccacgggagatttcccaaccctttccgcaacattgttagaggagatggagtcttccacgggcttgcaggaaaaaaattccgaggcggaacttccgaagatgccataaggcgtgtgcaccaagggcatcttcgacaagttccgccacgggagatttcccaaccctttccccaacattgttagaggagatggagtcttccacgggcttgcagggaaatttttccgaggcggaacttccgaagatgccatagggcgtgtgcaccaagggcatcttcgacaagttccgccacggagatttcccaaccctttcctccatccatggtgatgaaactctccatccatgttggcttgttgagctgcttcccatggtgtatcgatgctccttttataggcggagcgtccttatcctgccgacgactttagtaccggttgcggacacgaaccggtactaaaggttacccacgcgtccttatcccaccgacagggcgtcgtgcgctacatactttatctcatcgagcagggcgtccttatcccgccgacagctttagtaccggttgcacccaccaaccggtactaaaggttacccacgcgtccttataccaccgacagggcgtcgtgcgctacatactatatctcatcgagcagggcgtccttatcctgccgacagctttagtaccggttgcacccaccaactggtactaaaggtttgcctcgatctgtcttcccgcctattttcttcccgcgctttccaccggttcccgcctctgtcttcccgccattttttcactatatatatgtaggcttggccaccatttacatatcacatctagactcatatctgcaaacctcatcattctctcccatggcttccatcgcatctctaaccccccgggaggcggaggcgctttgcgcctcgaactacccctgcccgccgggctaccgcgtcccgaccggctggttgctaagcgtcggaggcgtaccggtccctccagtccctctaggtgtggcgcgcgagatggccatcatgaaccactactacttcgagctcacgccagagcagcggaggaatccccagtggcatcccgactgcagcccgacttgggaaagcttcttcatcaatcggcgtgagagggcgcttgccaggcacgaggagggcggcccgcctcctccgaacttcaacgaggccggccgtcggctgtggtggcgcggccggactctccacggcgtcatggcctaccgtggcccccgcctgcgctaccctcagtcccagcccacgcgtgctcacccgccgacgttcgagtaccgcgaccccgatgccagcgacgatgatgacggcgactacgacgactacagtggcgactactacagggctaggcacgagtatgactgaatgactccaacagtagaatttggccatgtatctttaattttcagttaagctatgtacttttaattcgagttcactcgtaataaatttttattcccgccctttctttcccgccttttttctcccacgcgcggcgtcgtggcgggaaagtttcccgcgcgacgtcgtacgtggcgggaaactttcccgcgcggacggcgtcgtggcgggagtaaagaaaacaaatagaaaagaaatataaaagaaaaggaaagaaaagaaatagaaaagcaatagcaaataataaaaagaaaagaaatagaaaataaaagaaaaagaaacagaaaagtaaaaaaagaaacagaaaagtaaaaaagaaacagaaaagaaaaaaagaaatagaaaagaaaaggaaagaaaaaaatagaaaagaaaaggaaagaaaagaaatagaaaagaaaaagaaaagcaatagcaaataataaaaagaaaagaaatagaaaataaaagaaaaagaaacagaaaagtaaaaaaagaaacagaaaagtaaaaaagaaacagaaaagaaaaaaagaaatagaaaagaaaaggaaagaaaaaaatagaaaagaaaaggaaagaaaagaaatagaaaagaaaaagaaaagcaatagcaaataataaaaagaaaagaaatagaaaataaaagaaaaagaaacagaaaagtaaaaaaagaaacagaaaagtaagaaagaaacagaaaagaaaaaaagaaatagaaaagaaaagtaaagaaaaaagaaaacagcaaaagaaaagaaaacagcaaaagaaaaagaaaaaaaaatacctttggtaccggttggtaccaccaaccgtacgaaagacctttcgtacggttggtggtaccaaccggtaccaaaggggttTCCTGTGTTTCACACTTAGCCGCGCGGGCAAAATTCCCCATCGTCTTCTCCATTCTCACACACGCTTGACGCGCGAGAGACCCGCGCCCACGCCGTCGCCCACGCCGTCGGTCGCGCCCACGCCGTCGCCATCTTCGCCGCAGAGCCGAcgcgcgccgtcgccgtcgcccacgCCGTCGCCTTCGCCTTCGCCCGCCGCTCTCCCCTCCTCCGCGCGCCGCAACCCGGCCAAGGTGAGCACGCCGCCCCTCTACCCTCCTCCTCCGGCGCTATCGCCCGCCCCTctaccctcctcctcctcgccgcgctCCACGCCGCGCGCGCCGCTGCGAGACCACCCGCCGGAGACGCCACGTACGGAGACGCCTACGTCGGCGCCAAGGCCAGCGCCGCCGCTTCGTCGCCACCGCGCGCGTAGGCTGTTCGACAAAATGTCGATGCGGCCCCTCGCCGTGCCCACCCGCGCGCTGCCGCCGCTTGGGCCACCCGCTTGCTGCCGCGCGCTGCGTGTGTGGTCCCCCGCAGCCGGCGTCGAGCAGCGCGGCCTGCTGGCCGATGTCGGAGTCGGCGACGAAGCCGCCGAAGCGGCGCACGGCAGCGTACCTGGCCCCGGCGCACGGCGGCGTACCTGGCCCCGGCGCACGGCGGCGTTCTTCCCCTGGATGTACTTGAAAAGCCTGGCCCGGACAGAAACACGATGTCGCCGAACTGCCGCGGCGCAGTCTTCAGCGTCGTCGTGACGTTGTCATTGTCGCTGGTGTGCCCAGAGACGACGCGCTTCGCGGTGGGGCGCGGACCCGTGTAGTCGTCGTGCATATGTAGAATTGGAGGTGCGCGGTGGTGGTTGTGCCGCCGGACTTGTTGCTAGATGTGCTTTACTTAGTTAGACGAGCGAGTGTACATGAGTGGGTGTGGCCATGCCTATCGAATGGCGAGATATATATAGACTCCACATAAGGAGTGGTGTGTGAGTGTGTGGTGCTCCTGCCCATCCCATTGTTCATAAACTCGCCATGTACGTAGTTCCATACTCCGAGTAGGAGtggcggtggcggaggaggagggggaatgcCGAGTGTGTGGTGGATCCAAAGGCCGAGTGTGTGGCGGATCCAAAGGCCGagtgtgtggcggtggcggtggcggaggaggagggggatagggttagggttagggttttttgctttcttcatttcaattgttatccatgatgaatgaaatacaattgctttcttaattttgcagtgacattgaggtatggaggacggcaccttcgtccgagatgaggagggggaagaagcggtgcagcaattgatctatgagagtgcccgtggtccggaacccgacgatggagatgacaacgatttccaagactttctgaatgatttcggcgagggacttgagtctgaacaaattagaagagacaacgaagtgtccatcacaaactccggcgaggtgtatatctatgtatcaattagtctatatgttcatccctagatgcattcatttatttgtattgcacttattaacgaataattttttgttttagccttctggatcatcgagcaagtctgttagatcaaaacgaggcccgacgcgggtgctaaagggcgagggcaggttagccctcacggcattcaaggataatggtgaaccagtgcagcccaaggagttttgccgcaaatttacaagtcaatccggagttattgttagggaccatgtaccgatcagcattcaagagtggcataagccgaagaacccggagagtggtgctagttatgtcaacgacacgatgaaaaattttctttgggacacgctactggaagacatgacggaaggccagaagaataaagtcaaggaatggacatggaagaagatggccatacaattccagagcttcaagaaaaatttatgggacaaatataagaatgaagatccagtattcgatgataatctagtgaagataaaagatcactgggccgcatttaaggagtataagaaatcgtctacttttgtgtcccgatcgaagaaaaataccgaaaatgcagcAAAGAAGATACTTACGCATCAATTGGGgtcggtggctacaagagtgccattccgaagtggacagcgtttgagaataaactgatggatcatggaatcactccacagacatgggactggcccgaacggtccaagttacaGTTGTTCGCTCATGTGgctgggttggacccaaagacggggttgatcgttgcgaagggaaaatggaaggaaaaaattgaggcaattgtaccgaaacttgtagatgcaattgaaaaggtcgagaaaggagagtacattcccgatcgagagaatgacgagtgacactcgctctggggaaccccgaacatgttggacgggtacgagctcgcccgagtctcaccatgaaggaagcgtggccggacggcacgacacttatagaagccgttcacggaagaagaagaaggacgccgacattgtaacggagttgttatctagggtggaggctcttgagagaaatcagagggcacctgatcagccgctgtttctacaggatccacaagccgatgctgccccatctcagcgaagaagtagtgtcggttcctcgcatcttgacggatgtggaggaagctaccacgtggattatgtcacggagaagacagattgcgagctacatatgttaatcaggaccgcgtgcgttaaggtggcggtcggctatgtgtacccaagtgaagatggagcaatgcaccatcatatgcccattccacctggttgtgttcgtgtcggggtggatgaagttgtttcgggttttgaaaaagtggagcttgatattcctagaggtgaagatgagaggacaacggccgatgtcaagcacggtttcgccctatggccgaagaagtacgtcgtccttttgcaaaggccaccgactcctacacatgagcagcaaatgccatcgactcctcctggtggcgatcctggtgagcagccaagtccacacctacccgagagggaccccagcgtgagtccaccatctcgagatcctccgcgtaagacagcgtccgttaagcggaacgatgcgccgcctaggaagaaagctagaaaggagaaacaatcgCCGCCTCGAGAAATTACCTTGgaaaaaaactccagaggaaaacacggatgccgttcaggccgaggtgaagaaattttttgcaccgaaagtgccagagatacctttcgagaagacactagatcgggagacagttgtgcgtaccgtttacAATCTATTTGAACCTGTACAATCGTCGTCatcgactatgcgcgttctattgaaaggtcgtatgacaagatgatcgaggcgacaaaacccgttcaatcgggtatcggggagataaaagggatacacggtgtctaccagctcggacaacaacccgttcaatcggtcgcccctctcaaggtgtttgacgggaagaccgttcaaagttctcgacaagacgcaagcGATTACGCCTtaggctgaacgagcatatcggtttgttcaagggaaagatttggtcgagaatctcgggaaggtaccaacatgtatgcgtaacttgcattcgtggtaccttaaggcctcaaaggaagggatccaggactatcatggtgcgagttagggaagagcactacttccgggAGTCTTGTGTGAatgttgacttcgccgaactctttcggttatacaatctccgggccctcgacaaatcaatcatcgattgctattgtctgtaagtgatttatttatttaatttgagaagtcgttcattgtctgcagattataatcttttgtgcgctatattatgcagatcgaagatgctcgaatgcaaaagggacgatatcacgagacattgggttcattgacccgaacacaatgcatgttaaaaccatagagaatcccctctataacaaggatacaccgcagactttgctaaggtttttgaagcgacaacgtgacaaaaagctaatactttggccttacaacttcgagtgagtcttcttgtcttataacacattatattttgctcaccgtatgtcaaaattttaactaatgacttatatatatgacactacatattgaaacgtgcgtaggtttcactttattcttctcgtcatcaatttggaaattggagaagttgaagtcttggactcactaagcaaaaaaaggttctatacgtgtcttgttttttaatgctcagaaggtaattttaatttttatcggtttgtttcgttaatttcctgctttgaactaattgatgactcttttatgcattttcttttgtcgagcagcgtatggcaaactttcatcaaggaagatacgtcccgtgaatggacaccgaagctgcgatggcgtgcgaaagtaagtagtactacctaggtccacacaccttttaattatcatacttgactattgtttgattgaattatattcttgtaaagaaatgcccgcaacaacctccggggaccgatctctgtggattcttcgtttgcgagtacatccgcagaattgtcaacgagagaacgaataatgaaagaaataaagaggtacaaaaacaatcttcacaaatttgttttgttatcataagttgtgctgagtttcagtaatagttgtttcgtgtattcatttgtatcttattcttttatagttggcaagaaagcggaacaagctctcaatcgatgaccgcttcatagcaataggcgaggaattggcgggatttttccttcgggacgtcataccaccactcgcagagcaccactatgaatgaagatgtacatgttacatatatagttgactcgaagagtaccactatgctacatgtaatagacatatatagagtacgcctcggagagcaccactatgcatgaagatcgatcttcatgcatagtgctacttaattttgcgatcttatgcaataacatgtgtgttatattatatgcaccaacttgctatgcatcatcttgatcttcatgtactacctaaacccaaacgcgtttctggtgcatcgacgcgatatgaaacaaaccgatatccctaaacctctccaaaaccctaaaaagccaattctcgCCGCGaagatttgggcaaattccccgcggggggaacctttggtaccggttcgtattaccaaccggtaccaaagatccttagccctgagctctcctggtggcccacgtggaggccccttttataccggttcgtaagcaaccggtacgaaagggggggggctttagtgccggaagttttatactggttgcaaaaccggtacgaatgcccctctggaaccggtacgaatggacgtttttctactagtgaaattGGATCAGTTTCACACGAACTAGTATATTTTTGTACTATTGTAAAACGTAAAAAACTGTTTGGACTACAATATTTATTGAATTTGTTTTAAACTCTCATTTGTGTTCTTCGTCTGTGCCAGCTAAATTGCATATGTGTGTAAAGCGTGGCATCCCCGTACACAAAATCCTATATCCGCTACTGTATAGCGTTGCATATTTTACGTACTGCACCTCTGCAGTTCAGTTACTCCTTACTCCGTATTTAAAAGAGGGGCAACACTTATACACAAGACTAGTAAACTGTAATTCACTTTCGATATTTTTATTGGGGAGGCCCTCTGCAGCCGTCCATTCCTCGAACGAAATACTCACGCCAGTCTGTACAACCACGAATACATAACACAGTCCACGGCCCCTTTCGGAGAGGACGGTGTGCATGCACTGACTCAAAAGCGATCGCGACGGCGTGGGACAAGGACCGACGGGGTCGCCAGGAACCAGGAGCTGCCTGCTATGCTAGCGAACTCTCCTGGAAGAAGAAGGAACGCCGTGTGCCATGTGTGTGGTTAGAAAAGATCAACGTCGACAGCTCCCAATCAGACGCAGGAAACACAAGAATCCAACGGGCGCCAAcgcagaaaagttgccatggacaTTCGTAGACCACATAAGTCTAACCAAATTCAGCTTTACTTGCTTATAATTAGTTTAATCGTGTGCAAACAGTCAAACACTCCCATCCGTTTGGGTTTGGAGTTTGGACTATGCCTTGCTTTGGCCTTCTTAGCTAGCAGCCACAAGATCTTTTGCGTCCATGATGATGCAAAGAATATTGGTGGTTAATCACATATATGTATATAATCCCGTTTAAAATTAAGTAGGGGGAAATAAACCAGCAAACTTTTACTAGTAGTAGACCAAATGTGTACAAAATCAACTTTAATTACTGTACTCAATTAGTTTGATTACGTGCAATCGTTCAACACACTACATCCATTTAGGTTTGGAGAATGGACTCCATGCATGTTGCTTGCCCTTCTCAACAACCACAAGATCTTTTTGCCTCTGTGATGATGAATTGATGATGATGAAAAGAATATTAACATTTAAATCATCATACAGTATATAGAATCGTGTTTAAATTCCAGAAGTGAAAAAACAAACAAACTTTGCTCAATCACATGTTACATTAGCTAATTAATTCTAAGTGTGGCTCTATCTCAGACTCCGATCTTCCTTGTTCAGCTCGTCCGTACACCGGCGGTACACTGGGAGGAGACGGGCCACGCGTGGCTCATGAGCACTCGGCCCATCCTTCCTCGGCGGGCGCGGCGGCCCGGCCCGCGGCGCGCGCCATCCAGGACGCCACGGCGACCAGCATCCTGGCCGGCACGTGCGCGCTGGCCTCGAGCCGGCGGAGCAGCGCGGCGTCCCCGCACCCGGCGCCGGCGACCTCCGCCCAGAGCGCGGCGGCCATGGCGACGCGGAGCGGGACGCGCGAGGCGGACACGCCGCGGCCGAGCGCCCGGAGCGCGCGCGCCGCCCTGGCGGCCCGCCGCCGCGCGGGGCCCCGCGCGAGGCCCATCCGCTTCGCCCACCCCTCCAGCACCGCCTCCGCGCGCGCGCGCCGGTTCCTGCTGCGCCCGCCCgtcgtcatcttcctcctccctgCCCGCCGCGCCGGGGCGCAGGAGTCGGCGGTCGACACGCAGGAGCTGGACGAGTCGGAGTCCAGGTCCGTGGCCGATCCGGGCTCGCTGTCGTCGTCGTTGGGGGCGAggacgaggcggcggcggaggtgccTGGAGGCGAGGAAGTTGGCGCCGTGCACCTTGGCGTCGCAGGCCGCGCAGAGGaaggccgagtccgcctcgcagTGCACCGCCGCCACGCCCCCGCAGAGCTCGCACCGCGTGatcgcgccggcgccggcgcactTGTCGGCCGCCATTCCTAGCAGCTTCTCTTCTCGCTTCCTCCGGTGCCCGTAGTCTTGCTCTCGCACTTCTCGTCAACCTCTGCTCTCAGCCTTGACGCCGAGTAGATCGCTCGCCTCGCGGGTTATAAGAGCGTGGCGCGCGCGTTAGGGAGATGAACCAGGCCGGCCGGCGACCGCAAGTTGAAGACGGCGACGGGGGTCCTGCGCTGGGTCTGGGAAACCACGGCGTGTAGACGAGCTGGGTTTGGTTTGGAGTAGCGGAAAGTCAGTTCTAGCGGAACCGGTAACTACCGGTGCTCCCAACGCCGTCCGCTTCGTTGGAGATTCGTGCTGCCACGTCAGCAGGCGACTTACATTCAATTAGTAATTTTTGTATTTAAGATGTCTGCATGTGGTATTGTACAAGCAGGAAGAAGTAGGCCCACCCTGCTGAAATCCCGCGCATCCTTTATTCCGTTGCCGGCTCCCTTTCCATTCCCCTCTATTACTACTCCATTATCTGAGtcaacttcatcttcttcctctgcttGTTTCTCCAGTTCATTCCTCCCCCGCTCCCCTCCCCTCCCGACGGAGTCATCTACGCGCTTGACCTGGGGCTGGAAGGAGAGTAAGGTACATCTGACTAGCCCTCCATTTACAATCTTTAGGATGTGAAGTAAGTTTCCTCTGTAAATCTGCTGTAATACAGCTATTCTGAACTGCGCCGCCATTCTTAGGGTTAGAgtgttatatgtaatttgttgctTTTTGAGATCTAGTGTATATGCTATGCCATCGCCTCCTCCTTCGGCCCGACCGTGCGCCCCCCCTCCCCATGCTCTGTTTTAGCTTCATTCAGTTTCGGTCCCGCCGATCTGAAGGTGTGTCAAAGTTAGCAAGTTATGTAGGGTTAAGTACTAGTTTTATTTGCTGCACTCTTCTATCAGAAAAACTTAAGTTTCTCTCTTGTAGTATATATTTATACAGATAAAGGTGTCCAAATTCATACAATTGTTTTGTTCATTGCCCTCAGATCTTTCAAGGGGCTAACGATGTCACATAAATGTATTTGTAGGCATCCTTTTGCTTGTTTGTACCGTTATAAGAGAACTTGGGAAGCATCGTTCAGTGGCTGAGATAAATTGTTTGTTTTCTGGCATATTTGTTTCTTTCCGAAATAGCGATAAAGTATATAGTTGGACCGAAAATGTAGTGATTATGATGATAAACCAGCCGAATGTACTACAAATTAGTCCGGACGATTTATTAGTGTACGAAATAATAGAGCTGACATATATTTGAACAATAAGACCTGAACCGCACTTATTAATTTTCATTTGTTTCATTCATTATTGGAACCTTATTTTTGTATTACTAAGAGTAGTTACTACTTCGGAGGTCATAGCACATAACATTTGAGATTGAGACATCTGAATTTTCTTGAAATAAGTTTTGTTCTTCTTTTCTCTTGATTACATAGAGGTTGTAGTAATTACTCAGAAGTCAAACAGTGTGTGCTGTCTGTAAGAATTAACTGTATGTAACACTTTTAGCCTTGTACTGTTACATATATCATCAGTACATTACAGCTGCATATTCTTTGCACTTTTGTTCTCTTAGGACTCAGTCGCTTCATGGATCTCGACGATGACGATTTTGAGATGCCATCAAGTACATCCCCTCATTTTGGAGCCATAAACACATCAAAGAAGAGACATGACGACCACTTGGTTAATCATACTGGAACAGATAAGAGGTCAGTGAAGAAAAGGAAAACCCCGCACAAGAATGCCCAGAACAAGGATGCTAAGTTTAA includes the following:
- the LOC127308027 gene encoding uncharacterized protein; this encodes MAADKCAGAGAITRCELCGGVAAVHCEADSAFLCAACDAKVHGANFLASRHLRRRLVLAPNDDDSEPGSATDLDSDSSSSCVSTADSCAPARRAGRRKMTTGGRSRNRRARAEAVLEGWAKRMGLARGPARRRAARAARALRALGRGVSASRVPLRVAMAAALWAEVAGAGCGDAALLRRLEASAHVPARMLVAVASWMARAAGRAAAPAEEGWAECS